From the Streptomyces syringium genome, one window contains:
- a CDS encoding YdbC family protein, which yields MLVKWIRCTVVDRRGFERGQRKWAGLLGEPGFRGQGGGWSRGRPQVAHLFGFWESRAFYDSFMARSHDRLAASQAGTYKDIQVRLFEHRFDVKVGFRPQFSDADVVRFAHCRIRADRVEHFTHMQEKVWNPAMAGSPGMLRGVFGEAPGQEFLVLSMWNSEAEHGKYRTERVERLALRAQTEADVAAIAGDIVAIEPSWTV from the coding sequence GTGCTGGTCAAGTGGATTCGCTGCACCGTGGTGGACCGCCGCGGGTTCGAGCGGGGGCAGCGGAAATGGGCGGGGTTGCTCGGTGAGCCCGGATTCCGGGGGCAGGGCGGCGGCTGGAGCCGTGGGCGTCCGCAGGTGGCGCACCTCTTCGGCTTCTGGGAGAGCCGCGCCTTCTACGACTCCTTCATGGCGCGCTCGCACGACAGACTGGCGGCCTCCCAGGCCGGTACGTACAAGGACATCCAGGTCCGGCTGTTCGAGCACCGCTTCGACGTGAAGGTGGGTTTCCGGCCGCAGTTCTCCGACGCGGACGTGGTGCGGTTCGCCCACTGCCGGATCCGCGCGGACCGGGTGGAGCACTTCACGCACATGCAGGAGAAGGTGTGGAATCCGGCGATGGCCGGGTCTCCGGGGATGCTGCGCGGTGTGTTCGGCGAGGCGCCCGGCCAGGAATTCCTGGTGCTGTCGATGTGGAACTCCGAGGCCGAACACGGCAAGTACCGGACCGAGCGGGTGGAGCGGCTCGCCCTGCGGGCGCAGACCGAGGCGGACGTGGCGGCCATCGCGGGCGACATCGTCGCGATAGAACCGTCCTGGACGGTGTGA